One part of the Hydra vulgaris chromosome 01, alternate assembly HydraT2T_AEP genome encodes these proteins:
- the LOC136074390 gene encoding uncharacterized protein LOC136074390, translated as MSIILRSVTCTPGIGIDISKNFFGYLTVNDTTGKGLFNAFLNEAKNWDLNFLDCQGQSYNNGANMKGKVKGVQARFLEMNPKALYVPCANHSLNLVIVDVKPQSDTRWESRVNCVKSLRFYLKEILEALEKLEEHALEKRDGATSTEVRSLTEYIRTWPFLLSIIIWYDVLFQINKSSKLLQSSATSFDILASEINATKALLYEYRENGFSDARVKASEIAEVLGIEKVFSMVRSRKKKSIYSYECADHTWQPEHQYKADFFLPLIDMSIPSVKKRFEQISIVTKLYDFLYRSESLIKACNENSLSAYCKNLKIKLADIDSEDLESELKRFVIVIKEEKNALLKSAYDFLNYIYKEELQETYPNLVIALRIIFTLPVTVASAERGFSKLKLIKTFHRSTMVDESLSSLAMLSIENEVARTLSYEGIINEFASMKTRRKPFF; from the exons ATGAGTATTATTCTGCGATCAGTAACATGCACTCCTGGAATAGGTATCGACATTTCCAAAAATTTCTTTGGATATCTCACCGTAAATGATACCACTGGAAAAGGGCTTttcaatgcatttttaaatgaGGCAAAAAATTGGGATCTAAATTTTTTAGACTGCCAAGGTCAATCTTACAATAATGGTGCTAATATGAAAGGAAAAGTAAAAGGTGTTCAAGCAAGGTTTCTGGAAATGAATCCTAAGGCCTTATATGTTCCATGTGCTAACCATTCACTCAATCTTGTTATTGTTGATG TCAAGCCACAATCAGATACCAGATGGGAAAGTAGAGTAAACTGTGTTAAATCACTTCGCTtctatttaaaagaaatcttaGAGGCACTTGAAAAATTGGAAGAACATGCCTTAGAAAAAAGAGATGGGGCAACTTCCACAGAAGTACGATCGCTGACAGAATATATTAGAACATGGCCTTTCTTATTATCAATCATTATTTGGTATGacgttttatttcaaattaacaaATCAAGTAAGCTGCTTCAGTCTTCTGCAACCTCTTTTGACATATTAGCTAGTGAAATAAATGCAACAAAAGCGCTTCTTTATGAGTATCGCGAAAATGGATTTTCTGATGCACGTGTTAAGGCATCAGAAATCGCAGAAGTATTGGgcattgaaaaggttttttcgATGGTGCGttcacgaaaaaaaaaatcgatttaTTCATACGAGTGTGCTGATCACACTTGGCAACCTGAACATCAGTATAAAGCAGATTTCTTTTTGCCACTAATTGATATGTCAATTCCATCAGTAAAAAAGCGTTTTGAACAGATCAGCATTGTCACAAAGCTTTATGACTTTCTTTACCGATCTGAGAGTCTTATTAAAGCTTGTAATGAAAATTCTCTGTCTGCTTAttgcaaaaatttgaaaataaagctTGCTGATATAGATTCTGAGGATTTAGAATCGGAGTTAAAACGTTTTGTCATAGTTATAAAGGAGGAAAAAAATGCTCTCCTAAAATCTGCATATGACTTCCTAAACTACATCTACAAAGAAGAGCTGCAAGAAACTTATCCCAATCTAGTTATTGCGTTACGAATCATTTTTACTTTACCAGTTACTGTTGCAAGTGCAGAACGTGGCTTCAGcaagttaaaactaattaaaacatttcataG gtCAACAATGGTTGATGAAAGTTTGTCTTCCTTAGCAATGCTGTCTATTGAGAACGAGGTTGCAAGAACATTAAGTTATGAAGGCATAATAAATGAGTTTGCAAGCATGAAAACACGTCGCAAACCCTTTTTTTGA